A part of Agrobacterium vitis genomic DNA contains:
- the tssF gene encoding type VI secretion system baseplate subunit TssF yields MAETFLERYNDELFALRRRAEKFARAFPKIAGRLRLSGDVADDPHVERIIQSFAYSAARVRQKLDDEFPELTDSLLETLYPHYLAPVPPMSIVQFAPGATLAGMQLLPRHTDIVTEPVGGDPCQFRTTQDVEIVPMTVNAASLTGLPLDAPAAPFAGAAGVLRLSLRSTAPKQDSMAGLGVKRLTFFIASAWAQAAALFELLANHCIGMALARHSEDRNAVFLPAENLRPLGFAPEQAMLPTAPGSFAGYRLLTEFFTLPQKFLFLEVSGMDRWQGDDVELYIYLDSSDARLERMISASDIALNATPVINLFRQSSEPLTLDGSRTEYSLLPDSRRQTTREIYMVEQVRLSAPSGEEQDARPFFGSSQRGANSSVFWQAVRRFDEDDGSSDTQIAFVDRNRGPLEPTGLTASVETLCLNRDLASQLPFGGGHPHLQLVKRSESVAEIKALLPPTPAIRIHEKLARQWRLVSHLLLNHLSLFDNDGSALKDILSLYALRDAPETRQLVEAISRVEAKHALARLGPAMVPGTDVTIEFDPAMIDRAAAFIFGSIIDHFCGLYTSVNSFTRLTLTMRGQSEPIVRWPARAAERPLL; encoded by the coding sequence ATGGCTGAGACCTTTCTGGAACGCTATAATGACGAATTGTTCGCGCTGCGCAGGCGCGCGGAAAAATTCGCCCGCGCCTTCCCGAAAATTGCCGGGCGGTTGCGTCTGTCGGGTGATGTGGCCGACGATCCGCATGTGGAGCGGATTATTCAGAGTTTCGCCTATTCCGCCGCCCGGGTTCGCCAGAAACTGGACGATGAGTTTCCGGAACTGACCGACAGCCTGCTGGAAACCCTCTATCCGCATTATCTGGCACCGGTGCCCCCGATGAGCATCGTGCAATTTGCGCCCGGCGCAACGCTGGCCGGCATGCAATTGCTGCCACGCCATACCGACATCGTCACCGAGCCGGTCGGCGGCGATCCATGCCAGTTTCGCACCACGCAGGATGTGGAAATTGTCCCGATGACGGTCAACGCTGCCAGCCTGACCGGCTTGCCGCTCGATGCGCCAGCGGCACCCTTTGCAGGTGCGGCTGGCGTGTTGCGTCTGTCCCTGCGCTCCACCGCACCCAAGCAGGACAGCATGGCCGGGCTTGGCGTCAAGCGCCTTACTTTTTTCATTGCGTCCGCATGGGCGCAGGCCGCCGCCCTGTTCGAGCTTCTGGCCAATCACTGCATCGGCATGGCACTGGCACGCCATTCGGAGGATCGCAACGCGGTCTTTTTGCCAGCGGAAAATCTGCGCCCGCTGGGGTTTGCGCCGGAGCAGGCGATGCTTCCAACGGCACCGGGCAGTTTTGCCGGATACCGGCTGCTGACCGAATTTTTCACCTTGCCGCAGAAATTCCTGTTCCTGGAAGTATCCGGCATGGATCGCTGGCAGGGCGATGATGTCGAGCTTTACATCTATCTGGACAGCAGCGACGCCCGTCTGGAGCGGATGATTTCCGCCAGCGACATCGCCCTCAATGCCACCCCGGTTATCAATTTGTTCCGACAAAGCTCGGAACCGCTGACACTGGATGGCAGCCGCACGGAATATTCGCTGCTGCCCGACAGCCGCCGCCAAACCACCCGGGAAATCTACATGGTCGAACAGGTCCGGCTTTCGGCGCCTTCCGGCGAAGAACAGGATGCCCGACCGTTTTTCGGAAGCAGCCAGCGTGGCGCCAATAGCAGTGTGTTCTGGCAGGCGGTTCGCCGGTTCGATGAGGATGACGGATCATCGGACACCCAGATCGCCTTCGTTGATCGCAATCGCGGCCCGCTTGAGCCGACCGGGCTGACGGCCAGCGTCGAAACCCTGTGCCTGAATCGTGATCTGGCCAGCCAATTGCCTTTCGGTGGCGGCCATCCACACCTCCAATTGGTCAAGCGCAGTGAAAGCGTGGCCGAGATTAAGGCGCTTTTACCGCCAACGCCCGCCATTCGTATCCATGAAAAGCTGGCGCGCCAGTGGCGGCTGGTCTCCCATCTTCTGCTCAACCATCTGTCGCTGTTCGACAATGACGGTTCGGCGCTAAAGGATATTCTATCGCTCTATGCGCTGCGCGATGCACCGGAAACGCGTCAGCTCGTTGAGGCCATCAGCCGTGTCGAGGCCAAGCACGCACTCGCCCGGCTTGGCCCCGCCATGGTGCCAGGCACGGATGTCACTATCGAATTTGACCCGGCTATGATCGACCGGGCAGCCGCCTTCATCTTCGGCAGCATCATTGATCATTTCTGCGGGCTCTATACCTCGGTCAACAGTTTCACCCGGCTGACCCTGACCATGCGCGGCCAGTCCGAGCCAATTGTCCGCTGGCCCGCCCGGGCCGCCGAGCGGCCTTTGCTGTAG
- the tssE gene encoding type VI secretion system baseplate subunit TssE, producing MVDPLQRFRASERVLNRSVLDRLLDDTPDMDSDPQTSVSEQVREMREVIRRDLEALLNTRRCPQAPPDGLGELQDALVSYGVDGILSANLSTDESKLRLARLVERRIALFETRLADVKVTILKGNTEGDRALRMRINGAFRLYDGMPPVSFESRIDPSTQAFRIEASNG from the coding sequence ATGGTTGATCCATTACAGCGGTTTCGTGCCTCTGAACGGGTATTGAACCGATCCGTGCTTGACCGATTGCTGGACGATACGCCGGACATGGACAGTGATCCGCAAACCAGCGTCAGTGAACAGGTGCGGGAGATGCGCGAAGTGATCCGCCGCGACCTGGAAGCGCTGTTGAACACCCGCCGCTGCCCGCAAGCGCCGCCGGATGGCCTTGGCGAATTGCAGGACGCGCTGGTCTCATACGGCGTCGATGGTATTCTTTCGGCCAATCTTTCCACCGACGAATCCAAACTTCGGCTGGCAAGACTGGTGGAACGGCGCATTGCGCTGTTTGAGACCCGCCTCGCCGACGTCAAGGTCACGATCCTCAAAGGCAATACAGAGGGCGACCGTGCCTTGCGGATGCGCATCAACGGTGCGTTCCGTCTTTATGACGGGATGCCGCCGGTCAGTTTCGAATCCCGCATTGACCCCTCCACCCAGGCTTTCCGCATCGAGGCGTCGAATGGCTGA
- a CDS encoding type VI secretion system accessory protein TagJ, whose amino-acid sequence MSTASRRIASLLDDADLAQAMDAVKAELKTAASDHDLRHLYIDLLILAGDYEKADSQCELAVRFQPQDAVGFSLLRQQIRGMAARKAWFETGALPDFPGGPTASDQIALKLNLALKEGTASDAVALLAELEERRGTVPMLWNGASVADIRDLDDRIPHALEVLTTGGAYLWVDFSRIAAVTPQPIRRPRDTAFRPAELTLESGAEASVLLPAIYYGADSSPALQLGHQTEWVDAVDGIVTGLGQRCLLAGDELVSFHDLESLQSDAAGERQAAHG is encoded by the coding sequence ATGAGTACCGCTTCCCGCCGCATTGCCAGCCTGCTCGATGATGCAGATCTTGCCCAGGCCATGGATGCCGTCAAAGCCGAATTGAAAACGGCGGCCAGCGACCATGACCTGCGCCATCTCTATATCGACCTGCTGATTCTGGCTGGCGATTATGAAAAGGCCGATAGCCAATGCGAACTGGCCGTCCGCTTCCAGCCGCAGGATGCCGTCGGCTTTTCACTGCTGCGCCAGCAGATCCGCGGGATGGCAGCCCGCAAAGCCTGGTTTGAAACCGGTGCCCTGCCGGATTTCCCTGGTGGCCCCACCGCCAGCGACCAGATTGCGTTAAAGCTCAACCTGGCCCTGAAGGAAGGAACGGCAAGCGATGCCGTGGCGCTGCTTGCCGAACTGGAAGAGAGGCGGGGCACTGTGCCGATGCTGTGGAATGGCGCCTCCGTTGCCGATATCCGCGATCTCGACGACCGTATCCCCCATGCGCTTGAAGTGCTGACCACCGGCGGCGCCTATCTCTGGGTGGATTTTTCAAGGATCGCTGCGGTTACCCCGCAACCGATCCGCCGCCCCCGGGACACAGCCTTCCGCCCGGCGGAACTGACCCTGGAAAGCGGCGCCGAGGCCAGCGTGCTTCTCCCGGCCATTTATTACGGTGCCGATTCCAGCCCTGCCCTGCAACTCGGCCATCAGACCGAGTGGGTGGACGCGGTGGACGGGATCGTCACCGGTCTTGGCCAGCGATGCCTGCTGGCGGGCGACGAACTGGTGTCGTTCCATGATCTTGAAAGCTTGCAATCGGATGCGGCCGGCGAAAGGCAGGCTGCCCATGGTTGA
- the tssC gene encoding type VI secretion system contractile sheath large subunit has protein sequence MVNVIRHARPPGGIVRTSSRMLADRLIAEIDAVLNRQVNAILHHPDFQAMEARWLGLDLLVREAGRSAEVKIKLISASWKELARSMERATDFDQSHLFELVYNREFGMPGGEPFGLLVGDYDLSPAAIDGADTVSTLARLSTVAAAAFCPFIAGASPQAIGLETFRELNRVSDFSWLQQDKTRLRWNSLRGSDDTRFLGLVAPRVLMRPPHKPFWRKRNDGFPFREHLAETGETLLWGNGAFAFAAIILRTFIDSGWFADMRGVTQDEIDGGMLAPWQLPGLDSGMESEGLSAQPPVEVKLTRSQELQLSDLGIVPVATTYLSSSAIFNANQSLHAPGHYSSETARQNARLAAMLQYVLCASRFSHYLKVIMRDNIGQLSTANVIQRRLEDWLSGYTLGNDDADVSLRSRYPLRSAGIRVTEIPGKPGAFSCTVRLQPHFQLDDISTSFHLVAETSGAAAMGASAGQTEPKRIVA, from the coding sequence ATCGTCAACGTCATCAGGCATGCGCGTCCACCGGGGGGTATTGTGAGGACATCGTCACGGATGCTGGCGGATCGGTTGATCGCGGAAATCGACGCGGTTTTGAACCGGCAGGTGAATGCAATTCTACATCATCCCGACTTCCAGGCGATGGAAGCGCGGTGGCTTGGCCTTGACTTGCTGGTCCGCGAAGCCGGGCGCAGCGCCGAGGTAAAGATCAAGCTGATCAGCGCCAGCTGGAAAGAATTGGCACGCAGCATGGAACGCGCCACCGATTTCGACCAGAGTCACCTGTTCGAACTGGTCTATAACCGCGAATTCGGCATGCCCGGCGGCGAGCCATTCGGGCTTCTGGTCGGCGATTATGATCTCTCTCCCGCCGCCATCGACGGCGCCGATACCGTCAGTACACTTGCGCGCCTTTCAACGGTAGCAGCAGCAGCCTTTTGTCCGTTCATAGCCGGTGCATCGCCGCAGGCCATCGGGCTTGAAACCTTCCGCGAACTGAACCGGGTCTCTGATTTTTCCTGGTTGCAGCAGGACAAGACGCGGCTGCGCTGGAACAGCTTGCGCGGCAGTGATGATACCCGGTTCCTGGGCCTGGTTGCACCGCGCGTGCTGATGCGTCCACCCCACAAGCCATTCTGGCGCAAGCGCAATGACGGTTTTCCGTTTCGTGAACATCTCGCCGAAACCGGGGAGACTTTGCTCTGGGGTAACGGCGCCTTCGCCTTTGCGGCGATTATTCTGCGCACCTTTATCGATTCCGGCTGGTTTGCCGACATGCGCGGCGTGACCCAGGACGAGATCGATGGCGGCATGCTGGCACCCTGGCAATTGCCCGGCCTCGATAGCGGCATGGAAAGCGAGGGCCTGTCCGCCCAGCCCCCCGTCGAGGTCAAGCTGACACGTTCCCAGGAATTGCAGCTATCCGATCTCGGCATCGTCCCCGTTGCCACGACCTATCTTTCATCATCCGCCATTTTCAACGCCAACCAGTCACTACACGCCCCCGGCCATTATTCCAGCGAAACCGCCCGGCAAAACGCCCGGCTGGCAGCCATGCTGCAATATGTGCTCTGCGCGTCACGCTTCTCGCATTATCTGAAGGTGATCATGCGCGACAATATTGGCCAGCTCAGCACCGCCAATGTCATTCAGCGGCGGCTGGAAGACTGGTTGTCCGGCTACACGCTGGGCAATGACGATGCGGATGTATCGCTTAGAAGCCGTTATCCACTGCGTTCAGCGGGCATTCGCGTGACGGAAATTCCTGGAAAACCCGGCGCATTTTCCTGCACGGTCAGATTGCAGCCGCATTTCCAGCTCGATGATATCTCCACCAGTTTTCATCTTGTCGCCGAAACCTCGGGCGCTGCCGCGATGGGCGCTAGCGCCGGGCAGACGGAACCGAAAAGGATAGTTGCATGA
- the tssC gene encoding type VI secretion system contractile sheath large subunit — protein MSAESVLKSNETTAATEEQGLLSKVVAATRQTEPDRARNLLSTLTDQALKGTVKYDRNLTVTLNNAIAELDKVISTQLAAIMQSPEFTKLEGSWRGLNYLVKNSETSVNLKIRVLNASKRELSKDLAKAVEFDQSRLFKSIYEDEFGTPGGEPMGAVVGDFEFDNSFEDVQLLQGVSSIAAAAFAPFISAASPRMFGFDDFRELSRPRDLEKIFETVEYAKWRSFRESDDSRFVTLALPRVLARMPYSPKTSQIDEFGFDETLGETSGELHHDSYCWMNAAYVMGTRLTEAFAKNGWCTAIRGAENGGKVENLPMHVFSSDDGDLDLKCPTEVGITDRRDAELGKLGFLPLCHYKNTDYAVFFGAQTAHKPKLYDKPEATANAAVSARLPYMMATSRFAHYLKVMGRDKIGSFMEADDCEVWLNRWISNYVNANDDAGEDSRAKYPLRDAKVTVQEIPGKPGSYNAVAWLRPWLQMEELTTSLRMVARIPSKN, from the coding sequence ATGAGCGCCGAAAGCGTTTTGAAGTCGAATGAAACGACCGCCGCCACCGAAGAACAGGGGCTGTTGTCGAAGGTCGTTGCCGCCACCCGTCAGACGGAGCCGGACCGCGCCCGCAACCTCTTGAGCACCCTGACGGATCAGGCGCTGAAAGGTACGGTCAAATACGACCGCAACCTGACGGTTACCTTGAACAATGCCATTGCTGAGCTGGACAAGGTGATCTCCACCCAGCTCGCCGCCATCATGCAATCGCCGGAATTTACCAAGCTGGAAGGCAGCTGGCGGGGGCTGAATTATCTGGTCAAGAATTCTGAAACCAGCGTCAACCTGAAAATCCGGGTGCTGAACGCCTCCAAGCGCGAACTGTCGAAAGACTTGGCCAAAGCAGTCGAATTCGATCAGTCGCGGCTGTTCAAGTCGATTTACGAAGACGAATTCGGCACGCCCGGTGGTGAACCGATGGGTGCTGTCGTCGGCGATTTCGAATTCGATAATTCCTTCGAGGACGTCCAATTGCTTCAGGGCGTCTCCTCGATTGCCGCCGCAGCCTTCGCGCCGTTCATTTCGGCGGCTAGCCCACGGATGTTCGGCTTTGACGATTTCCGGGAATTGTCGCGGCCCCGCGATCTCGAAAAAATCTTCGAGACGGTGGAATATGCCAAATGGCGCAGCTTCCGCGAAAGCGACGACTCGCGCTTCGTCACGCTGGCCCTTCCACGGGTATTGGCGCGCATGCCCTATAGCCCGAAAACCAGCCAGATCGACGAGTTCGGTTTTGATGAGACCCTGGGCGAGACCAGCGGAGAGCTGCATCACGACAGCTATTGCTGGATGAATGCCGCCTATGTGATGGGGACGCGCCTCACCGAAGCGTTTGCGAAGAACGGCTGGTGCACCGCCATCCGGGGCGCAGAAAACGGCGGCAAGGTGGAAAACCTGCCCATGCATGTGTTCTCCAGCGATGATGGCGATCTCGACCTGAAATGCCCGACCGAAGTCGGCATTACCGACCGTCGCGATGCCGAACTGGGCAAGCTCGGCTTCCTGCCGCTCTGCCACTACAAGAACACCGATTACGCCGTGTTCTTCGGTGCGCAGACCGCCCATAAGCCGAAGCTCTACGACAAGCCCGAGGCGACGGCCAATGCCGCCGTGTCCGCCCGCCTGCCCTATATGATGGCGACCTCACGGTTCGCCCATTATCTGAAGGTCATGGGACGCGACAAGATCGGCTCCTTCATGGAAGCAGACGATTGCGAGGTCTGGCTCAACCGCTGGATCTCCAATTACGTCAATGCCAATGACGATGCAGGCGAAGATTCGCGCGCAAAATATCCGCTGCGCGATGCCAAGGTGACAGTCCAGGAAATCCCCGGCAAACCGGGCTCCTACAATGCGGTCGCCTGGCTGCGTCCATGGTTGCAGATGGAAGAACTGACGACTTCGCTGCGCATGGTTGCCCGTATTCCATCGAAAAACTGA
- the tssB gene encoding type VI secretion system contractile sheath small subunit, with product MASVHEKLERVRKPRVHIKYEVETEGAMVVKELPFVVGVLGDFSGNPTQPLKPFNERKFVQIDRDNFDDVMRRMTPGLNIQVKNTIDNDGTDIGVNLKFESMDDFLPGSVVQQVPALKALLDARNELRDLLSKADRSEDLERLLEDILQNRGDLSKLVAELKDRPDSNGQG from the coding sequence ATGGCAAGTGTGCATGAAAAGCTCGAGCGGGTTCGCAAGCCCAGGGTCCACATCAAATACGAGGTGGAAACCGAAGGTGCGATGGTGGTCAAGGAACTGCCCTTCGTGGTGGGTGTGCTCGGCGATTTCTCCGGCAACCCGACCCAGCCGCTGAAGCCGTTCAACGAGCGGAAATTCGTCCAGATCGACCGGGACAATTTCGACGATGTGATGCGCCGCATGACGCCGGGCCTGAATATCCAGGTGAAGAACACGATCGACAATGACGGCACCGACATCGGCGTCAATCTGAAGTTCGAAAGCATGGACGATTTCCTGCCGGGATCGGTGGTGCAGCAGGTTCCGGCGCTGAAAGCGCTTCTGGATGCCCGCAACGAATTGCGCGACCTGCTCAGCAAGGCGGACCGTTCCGAAGATCTCGAACGGCTTCTCGAAGACATTCTGCAAAACCGAGGTGATCTTTCAAAACTCGTCGCCGAGCTGAAAGACCGGCCAGACAGCAACGGCCAGGGCTGA
- the tssA gene encoding type VI secretion system protein TssA: MIDNELATALVENGPCGINIRVDANYREVYYRIKDARNQARTEERSTTPGEVIKVSQSWNLVSNLGLQITSSVSKDLEVLAWLAESRLRLEGFPGLSEVYEATASLIERYSDELHSIDDEDIEEKLAPFAGLNGFGAEGTLIQPLRLSSLLPLGKFGEFTLWDYQLAQRSDETGLRDSLHQAAAEAGIAALSAHLAGVNTCLAAFNSFNALVTQRYGQFAPPASNIRNVLEEIIAAIRSLGGRDDATLPANQNGTPSGEDGQTTQQNAAASVVQPAARSAEGPEGIASREDAFDLLMNVARYFRRTEPHSPISLSIETLVRRGRMDFSELLTELLPEAQTRNAILIAAGIKPAKESGN; encoded by the coding sequence TTGATCGACAATGAATTGGCTACAGCATTAGTAGAAAATGGACCGTGCGGAATAAATATTCGCGTGGATGCCAATTATCGTGAGGTATACTATAGAATTAAGGACGCAAGGAACCAAGCAAGGACGGAAGAAAGATCTACGACACCTGGAGAGGTTATCAAAGTTTCCCAAAGTTGGAACCTAGTGAGCAATCTTGGATTGCAGATTACTTCTTCCGTCAGCAAAGATCTCGAAGTATTGGCTTGGCTTGCAGAATCCCGTTTGCGACTTGAGGGGTTTCCCGGCCTGAGTGAAGTCTATGAAGCGACGGCGTCGCTTATAGAACGATATAGCGACGAGCTTCATTCGATCGACGATGAAGATATCGAGGAAAAGCTGGCGCCCTTTGCCGGATTGAACGGTTTTGGCGCCGAGGGAACATTGATTCAGCCCTTACGCCTGTCTTCGCTTTTGCCGCTCGGGAAATTCGGGGAATTCACGCTTTGGGATTATCAACTGGCCCAGCGCAGCGATGAAACGGGTTTGCGCGACAGTCTGCATCAGGCCGCAGCCGAGGCAGGAATAGCTGCTCTCTCCGCCCATCTGGCCGGAGTCAACACATGCCTTGCCGCCTTCAATAGCTTCAATGCGCTTGTCACCCAACGCTACGGACAGTTTGCCCCACCGGCATCCAATATCCGCAACGTGCTCGAGGAAATCATTGCTGCGATTCGCAGTCTTGGCGGGCGCGACGATGCAACATTGCCTGCCAATCAGAATGGCACCCCTTCAGGTGAAGATGGACAGACGACCCAACAGAATGCTGCGGCTAGCGTCGTGCAGCCCGCCGCCCGCTCTGCCGAGGGCCCTGAAGGCATTGCTTCGCGTGAAGATGCCTTCGATCTCCTGATGAATGTCGCCCGCTATTTCCGCCGCACGGAACCGCATTCGCCGATTTCGCTTTCGATTGAAACCCTGGTGCGGCGCGGACGCATGGATTTTTCCGAATTGCTGACGGAGTTGCTGCCGGAAGCACAGACCAGAAATGCCATTCTCATCGCCGCCGGCATCAAACCGGCCAAGGAGAGCGGAAACTAA
- the tssH gene encoding type VI secretion system ATPase TssH has product MSHIDLNRLIESLEPNLRVALETAASTAAGRGHGQVDIAHLLAAVMDAASFQPVLEQLGLPIAALRREVGDALDDTVVSGSGQLALSQNILTLGREAWICASLQSGRRAITLADIFAAMDDEPSLRALTRGRFPSLRMLDRTALETLLQADVVAETPKSSLSPASAREDEFLRLYTHDLTEDARAGRLDPVVGRDGELRQMIDILLRRRQNNPILVGEAGVGKTAVAEALALEIAAGRVPEKLQSVRLLMLDLTLLQAGAGVKGEFERRLTGVIEAVKRSPEPIILFIDEAHGLIGAGGASGQGDAANILKPALARGEVRTIAATTWSEYKKYFEKDAALTRRFQPVHVREPDEETAIRMLRGIAETFMAHHGVKIRDEAIVAAVQLSARFLPARQLPDKAVSLIDTAAATVSLARQTVPEQLLLLKSELSHLSVETDWLAREPDDTDVLERRQAVTAEMERLTKDIDSLQARYDAEIAALAVSDEAATVGNDTTASKGAPDVNVTPLITPLRTRGLARRAASLAPTSAGEEKLIPHEVDRNVVAAVLARWTGIPLGKLLADQIESAKSLDTRLKEKVIGQDAALERIGDAMRAARAGLSDPRRPPAVFMLVGMSGTGKTETALTLADLMYGGSQHLTTINMSEFKEEHKVSMLLGAPPGYVGYGEGGVLTEAVRRRPYGVLLLDEIDKAHPGVQDIFYQVFDKGMLRDGEGRDVDFRNTTIFMTANTGSELLASLALDPDTMPEGEALEALLMPELQKQFKPAFLGRTLLLPFMPLGKDALSRIVDIQIDRIRERIFSAYGTELVLSEEARNALIGRAVASEIGARAIEIMIGRDLLPPLSSFFLELVASGGKVTEAEVTHDEKGFGVRAGAAGGNEEFVDASGLSMDKDAASEGVSRRMRQ; this is encoded by the coding sequence ATGTCGCATATTGACCTCAATCGATTGATCGAATCGCTTGAGCCTAATTTGCGTGTCGCGCTTGAGACGGCTGCATCCACAGCAGCCGGGCGCGGACACGGACAAGTTGACATCGCTCATCTGCTTGCCGCCGTCATGGACGCGGCGTCATTTCAACCTGTGTTGGAACAATTGGGCCTGCCCATTGCAGCGCTTCGCCGTGAAGTGGGCGATGCACTCGATGACACTGTCGTTTCCGGGTCCGGTCAGCTCGCTTTGTCCCAGAATATCCTGACCCTGGGGCGTGAAGCATGGATTTGTGCTTCGCTCCAGTCTGGACGACGTGCGATTACGCTTGCCGATATATTTGCGGCCATGGACGATGAGCCATCGCTTCGAGCCTTGACCCGTGGTCGCTTCCCGTCGCTGCGAATGCTGGATCGAACGGCACTCGAAACCCTTTTGCAGGCGGATGTTGTAGCCGAGACGCCAAAATCGTCGCTGTCTCCGGCCTCGGCCCGCGAAGACGAGTTCTTGCGCCTCTACACTCATGACCTCACCGAAGACGCGCGGGCGGGCCGGCTTGATCCGGTTGTTGGCCGTGATGGCGAGCTTCGCCAGATGATCGACATCTTGTTGCGCAGGCGGCAGAATAACCCGATCCTGGTCGGTGAAGCGGGCGTTGGCAAGACAGCGGTGGCCGAAGCTCTGGCGCTGGAGATTGCTGCCGGACGCGTGCCGGAAAAATTGCAATCCGTACGGCTGCTGATGCTCGACCTGACATTGTTACAGGCGGGCGCTGGCGTGAAGGGTGAGTTTGAGCGGCGGTTAACCGGCGTTATCGAAGCGGTCAAACGCTCGCCGGAACCTATCATCCTGTTTATCGATGAAGCGCACGGTCTGATCGGTGCCGGTGGGGCAAGCGGGCAGGGCGATGCCGCCAATATCCTCAAGCCCGCGTTGGCGCGAGGCGAAGTGCGCACCATCGCTGCCACGACCTGGAGCGAGTACAAGAAGTATTTCGAAAAAGACGCAGCACTGACCCGCCGCTTCCAGCCGGTGCATGTGCGTGAGCCGGACGAGGAAACCGCAATCCGTATGCTACGCGGCATTGCGGAGACCTTCATGGCCCATCATGGGGTGAAGATCCGTGATGAGGCTATCGTTGCTGCCGTGCAACTTTCTGCGCGATTCCTGCCCGCCCGCCAATTGCCTGATAAAGCCGTCAGCCTGATCGATACCGCCGCAGCCACGGTTTCGCTGGCGCGTCAGACGGTGCCGGAACAATTGCTGCTTCTTAAAAGCGAGCTTTCCCATCTCTCCGTTGAGACCGACTGGCTTGCCCGTGAGCCTGATGATACGGATGTGCTGGAGCGCCGCCAGGCGGTTACCGCTGAAATGGAGCGTCTGACGAAGGACATCGATAGCCTTCAAGCGCGCTATGACGCTGAAATTGCAGCGCTGGCAGTGAGTGATGAAGCGGCAACGGTAGGCAATGATACGACGGCGTCCAAGGGCGCTCCTGATGTCAACGTCACCCCATTGATTACCCCTCTGAGGACACGTGGACTTGCCCGCCGGGCAGCGTCCCTGGCGCCGACCTCGGCTGGCGAGGAAAAGCTCATACCGCATGAAGTCGATCGCAATGTCGTGGCCGCCGTTCTGGCGCGTTGGACCGGCATTCCTCTCGGCAAATTGCTGGCCGATCAAATCGAAAGCGCAAAGAGCCTTGATACCAGGTTGAAGGAAAAGGTGATTGGCCAGGATGCAGCACTGGAACGGATCGGTGACGCCATGCGTGCGGCGCGCGCCGGTCTTTCCGATCCGCGGCGCCCGCCTGCCGTGTTTATGCTGGTCGGCATGTCGGGAACCGGCAAGACCGAAACCGCGCTGACCCTGGCCGACCTGATGTATGGTGGTAGCCAACATCTGACGACGATCAACATGTCGGAGTTCAAGGAAGAGCACAAAGTATCGATGCTGCTGGGCGCGCCTCCGGGCTATGTCGGCTATGGCGAAGGCGGTGTGCTGACCGAAGCCGTGCGGCGTCGGCCCTACGGTGTGTTGCTGCTCGACGAAATCGACAAGGCGCATCCCGGCGTTCAGGACATTTTCTATCAGGTCTTCGACAAGGGAATGTTGCGCGATGGCGAAGGCCGCGATGTCGACTTCCGCAATACAACGATTTTCATGACGGCCAATACCGGGTCCGAATTGCTGGCCTCCCTGGCCCTCGATCCGGACACCATGCCCGAAGGCGAGGCCTTGGAAGCGCTGCTGATGCCCGAACTGCAAAAACAGTTCAAGCCGGCCTTCCTCGGGCGCACGCTGCTGTTGCCGTTCATGCCGCTCGGCAAGGATGCCCTGTCGCGGATCGTCGATATCCAGATCGATCGTATTCGGGAGCGTATTTTTTCGGCCTACGGCACAGAGCTTGTGCTGTCGGAAGAGGCCCGCAACGCGCTGATCGGACGCGCCGTTGCCAGTGAAATCGGAGCTCGCGCCATCGAAATCATGATTGGCCGGGATCTGTTGCCGCCGCTTTCCAGCTTCTTCCTTGAGCTGGTCGCATCCGGCGGAAAGGTTACCGAAGCTGAGGTAACCCATGATGAAAAAGGGTTCGGCGTTCGCGCCGGGGCCGCTGGGGGAAACGAAGAATTCGTCGATGCCTCGGGTCTATCGATGGATAAGGATGCCGCGTCGGAAGGGGTATCCAGACGCATGCGGCAGTGA